In the Xiamenia xianingshaonis genome, one interval contains:
- the recO gene encoding DNA repair protein RecO — translation MAHPIESRRVIVLRKTKLGESDLILRCLGQDGSLVEAVAKGARKPTSSFASRLELYSCADVLLAQGRGLAIVKEARLVEGNAALRSSFERSVAAAPAAELLTRVAQPDLVHPRLFDLTRAAFDRLARAEGPAVLALVAAHLLKAMAMVGFQPSFSACSRCGAPVDLDAAPSCVPFSFLEGGVVCPACRAHVETTVQATETLRWARYLLSARLDEVAAVGIGADAAAGALRFDQAWIKVHADCRLKSLEFLFTSGLQAV, via the coding sequence ATGGCGCATCCGATCGAGAGCCGCCGCGTCATCGTCTTGCGCAAGACGAAGCTGGGGGAAAGCGACCTGATTCTGCGCTGCCTGGGACAGGACGGCTCGCTTGTCGAGGCCGTCGCGAAGGGCGCCCGCAAGCCGACCAGCTCGTTCGCGTCGCGCCTTGAGCTGTACAGCTGCGCCGACGTGCTGTTGGCGCAGGGGCGCGGGCTTGCCATCGTGAAGGAGGCGCGCCTCGTCGAAGGCAACGCGGCGCTGCGATCCTCGTTCGAGCGTTCGGTGGCGGCGGCGCCTGCGGCCGAGCTTCTGACGCGCGTCGCCCAGCCCGACCTGGTGCATCCCCGGCTCTTCGACCTCACACGTGCCGCCTTCGACCGGCTGGCACGCGCGGAAGGCCCTGCCGTCTTGGCGCTCGTCGCGGCGCACCTGCTCAAGGCCATGGCGATGGTCGGGTTTCAGCCGAGCTTTTCGGCCTGTTCGCGCTGCGGCGCTCCGGTCGACCTTGACGCCGCGCCGTCGTGCGTGCCGTTCTCGTTTTTGGAGGGCGGCGTCGTCTGCCCGGCGTGCCGGGCGCACGTCGAGACGACCGTCCAGGCGACCGAGACGCTGCGCTGGGCCCGCTACCTGCTGTCCGCCCGCCTGGACGAGGTGGCGGCCGTCGGCATCGGAGCGGACGCGGCCGCCGGCGCGCTGCGCTTTGACCAGGCCTGGATCAAGGTCCATGCCGACTGTCGCCTCAAATCCCTGGAATTCCTGTTCACGAGCGGGCTTCAGGCCGTCTGA
- a CDS encoding TIGR03905 family TSCPD domain-containing protein: MHVYKTRGVCSRSIAVDVKDGVVNEVAFEGGCDGNLKAVSKLVRGMKVDDVAALLEGNTCGPRSTSCADQLVRALREAEAVEA; this comes from the coding sequence ATGCATGTGTACAAAACGCGGGGCGTGTGCTCCCGCAGCATCGCCGTCGACGTGAAAGACGGCGTCGTGAACGAGGTCGCCTTCGAGGGAGGCTGCGACGGCAACCTCAAGGCCGTGTCGAAGCTCGTGCGCGGCATGAAGGTCGACGACGTGGCCGCCCTTTTGGAGGGCAACACGTGCGGCCCGCGGTCCACGTCGTGCGCCGACCAGCTGGTGCGCGCCCTGCGCGAGGCCGAGGCTGTCGAGGCGTAA
- the rpsO gene encoding 30S ribosomal protein S15 has protein sequence MADKLSITKERTAELIKEYGKSEHDSGSPEVQVAILTDRIRNLTEHLKVHKKDNHTRRGLMMLIGKRRGMLKYIKERDIEEYRVLIKKLGIRDNI, from the coding sequence ATGGCAGACAAGCTCAGCATCACCAAAGAGCGCACCGCCGAGCTCATCAAGGAATACGGCAAAAGCGAGCACGATTCCGGCTCCCCCGAGGTCCAAGTCGCCATCCTGACGGACCGCATCCGCAACCTCACCGAGCACCTGAAGGTCCACAAGAAGGACAACCACACCCGACGCGGCCTCATGATGCTCATCGGCAAGCGTCGCGGCATGTTGAAGTACATCAAGGAGCGCGACATCGAAGAGTACCGCGTCCTGATCAAGAAGCTCGGCATCCGCGACAACATCTAG